Proteins encoded together in one Prunus dulcis chromosome 3, ALMONDv2, whole genome shotgun sequence window:
- the LOC117622785 gene encoding nuclear pore complex protein NUP50A-like has product MADSENALPPSKKRAAGRELSRDNPGLDDEEDALEQETGTFKRASEEVLATRRIVKVRRQQPASGPTSNPFAGIQLVPPTEGSAVPAEVTAAAQPASEIRVSDEENKQSESKVEQVGAESAADKENVVKENTEVSSEATEPEVVHEPAVGENKTNEGETENEEKTENEDNKDNKNENVDPSPEGTSLSSFQQLSSSQNAFTNLSGTGFSTSTFSFGLISKDGSTLGTGSGSLFGSNNDQPSGLGLSNNGNSSKFGTSGAPVVPKSDGGGFPPMQEVPVETGEENEKAVFNADAALFEFIDGGWKERGKGDLKVNVSESGTEKARLVMRLKGIRKVILNASLYPDMKLTNMEKKGVTFACMNSIDEKKDGLSTFALKFKDGSIVEEFRTAVTAHKDKGKASTAMKTPENSPKASDD; this is encoded by the coding sequence ATGGCGGATTCGGAAAATGCCCTTCCACCTTCTAAGAAGCGAGCTGCTGGAAGGGAACTCTCTCGGGATAACCCAGGCCTTGATGACGAAGAAGATGCTCTTGAACAAGAGACTGGAACTTTCAAGAGGGCCAGTGAGGAGGTGCTGGCAACCCGAAGAATTGTTAAGGTTCGCCGCCAGCAGCCAGCATCTGGTCCTACTTCCAATCCTTTTGCTGGTATACAGTTGGTTCCTCCAACAGAAGGAAGCGCAGTCCCTGCTGAAGTTACAGCTGCTGCACAACCTGCCAGTGAGATAAGGGTTTCAGATGAGGAGAATAAGCAGTCAGAAAGCAAGGTTGAGCAGGTTGGTGCTGAATCAGCTGCTGATAAGGAGAATGTTGTGAAGGAGAACACTGAAGTTTCAAGTGAAGCAACGGAACCTGAGGTTGTACATGAACCAGCTGTGGGAGAAAATAAGACAAACGAGGGTGAGACTGAAAATGAGGAGAAGACTGAAAATGAAGATAATAAAGATAACAAAAACGAAAATGTAGATCCAAGTCCGGAAGGTACTTCTTTGAGCTCATTCCAACAGCTTTCGAGTAGTCAAAATGCCTTCACAAATCTTTCTGGAACTGGGTTTTCCACTTCTACCTTTTCCTTTGGGCTTATTTCAAAGGATGGTTCCACATTGGGTACTGGCTCTGGTTCTCTCTTTGGATCAAATAATGATCAGCCTTCTGGTCTTGGTCTCTCGAATAATGGAAATTCTTCAAAATTTGGCACATCAGGGGCTCCAGTTGTACCTAAGAGTGATGGTGGTGGTTTCCCACCAATGCAAGAGGTTCCGGTTGAGActggagaagaaaatgagaaagcGGTTTTCAATGCTGATGCTGcgttatttgaatttattgatGGAGGCTGGAAAGAGCGTGGTAAGGGAGATCTGAAAGTCAATGTATCTGAATCTGGGACTGAAAAGGCGAGACTTGTTATGAGACTCAAGGGAATTAGAAAGGTAATTCTGAATGCTAGTCTGTACCCAGACATGAAGCTGACAAATATGGAGAAGAAAGGTGTAACATTTGCCTGCATGAACAGTATCGATGAAAAGAAGGATGGGCTTTCCACCTTTGCTTTGAAATTCAAGGATGGTTCTATAGTTGAGGAATTTCGCACTGCTGTTACAGCACATAAAGATAAAGGTAAGGCATCTACGGCTATGAAGACTCCTGAAAATTCTCCCAAGGCTTCTGATGATTGA